The window TATGAGATTAGAATCTTGCTAATTTGAACAAGGCGGCGTGAATTCTAAATGCTATATCCTAAATAGTTTGGTGATATTTGCCAAACACCTTTCAAAGTCAAAAAACGTGGTTTATAGAGTAGCAAGATTAAAAACATCCTTTGCTGAAGAATTTGTGTGCAGTGTAAGTATAAAGTTGAGGCTTAAATTGTATAGCTCATTACGTTCAATTTCTAACAAAAAGGCGTTTCTTTCTCAATTGGTAGCGTTTGAGCAGAGAATCTGAGATCTACAATCGACAAGCGTTGAAATATACAGTACAGATACTTTGGTATTTGATTGTGAAGAACAGTATACAACATAGTTAATATACAAAACGATCTACGGTTCTGACAGCTTAACCCTAGAAGATATACCAAAATAACACACTTGAAAACGTATACTTGGGGTCACCAGTTACCCCAGAAATTAAtttaggaaaaataaaataaaattttttgaaaacgtttATTTAGTGAAGCCAATAGCAACTTTAAGTATTTCTCTTACAGTTTAGACAAATATCAGTACGGTGTTCGTTACATACATTGTTGGAACACATATAACATACAACTCTGCATTTTCGATCACGTGAACGAGGACATATATAACATCTTGACGATTTGAGTTTTTTTGGCGCTGGACCAAGCTGTTCCTCTTCTGAAATATGTGTTAGTCCCAGTACTTCTCGTATTTCACTTTGCAGTTTATTCCATCCAAGGTTTAGCTAGTTGCAGTCCAAGTgattgcaaaaatttatttcgggTAACTTTGCTAGCGTTACGCGACACATTATATAACACAAAGGCATTTATCGCGGCTTGATCAAGCATCCCATAGAAATATCTAAGTGGCCACCTTCTTGTTTTCCTGGATACGGTGTAGTTGTGAGCCATCTGATCGAATGTATCTACTCCACCTTTGGTGGAGTTGTAAAACTCAATAATTTCTGGTTTCTTCGAAACCTCGTTAACATTCTTGTCAGCGTGCATGATCGAGATTAGTATgacagatttatttttttttttgggtgtAAACGAAACCAACGTCAATTTGTCTGAGAAAGCAAATTCGGAAGTTAGTACGGGTTTATTCTTAGAAGGTAAAAAAGAAGGTGgtatttctcttttattatGTCTTATTGTTCCGACGATTGTTAAACCTTTGCTGCTAAGCATTTCTTTGGCTAATGGAACAGACGTAAACCAGTTATCCATTGTAATGTTTCTATTTGTTCCATGAATAGATTTGGATAACTCCTTCACTAAATACATTGGAACAGATTCGTTGGTTGGATTGGTGTTTTTTCCAATGTATGGAATAGCACTTATCATGTAATATGTACGCGAATCACACATACATACAACCTTAATTCCGTATTTGTCAGGTTTAGATCCTATATATACACGAAACGGGCATTTGCCCCTAAAACCAAGTAGCTGCTCATCTATAGTTACGTAGCAGTGAGGAGAGTAACTCTTTGTACAACTTTCTATAAAATCCTCCCATATTTGCCTTATCGGTGAAAATTTGTCTTcacgatttcttttttctttatcgtCAAATTTTAGACGATTCAATAAGAATTTGAAACGTATTTCAGGCATAATGCATCTATATATTTGAGGTCCTTGTGAAGAAAACATTTGTTGAGCACCAGCTATGTACAAAAGGCCTAATAGGGCATTGATTTCTACATTATCTGTAGGATGTATGTATTTCGTACCTGGCTGGTATTTGACACCTTGTCTTtctatttcttcatttgtatgagttataatttcaattaaaattgtaggTGTGAATAAAATGGCCCAAGCATCTATTTCTGTGATAATTACACGTGCATTCTTTATTCCAGGTACCTTCTTTACCACGATGTTTCTTGAAGGCGTTCTGGTTTTTGCAGGTTCTCGTGAACTCCATGCAAAACCATTTTTGCCCTTCAAAATTCCATCACGTTGAAGTGGACGTTCTTCAAACTCATCATCTTCAGAAGAAGTGTCATCGTTGTGTTCCGACAACTCTTCCACCTTGTCCTCACTGTCACTTTCTGCAAAATTGTCATCAACATCGCTTTCTGATTCATTGTACCATTGTAGGACAGTTCTTTCAAAGTCCGGATCTAGAGCACTAACGGCTTTTTAGACATGTTTCACAAATATTCTATCACACGAAATTAcaaatagtattattttacAATACGCAAACGTATCCTGGAGTCACTCACAAccccaaataatttttattgagaaaacgATAATCGGCAACGTAAGGTTCACTGCACGTGTTTATACTATTCACAGTctactaaccttacctaaacTATCAGCGCCACCAAGCGAAAAAATTCAATTCTGTTGGGGTCACACGTAATTACGGTATGGAGTTATGTGTTGAGATCTCTCGAGATCAAAGATATACCGGATTGTTTCGGAGTGTTACCGAAAGATCAGGATATGCCGTGTCAGCATAATCTATATTGGGGGaaaacaaagattacgacgaACTATGGGAGGAAAGAAGCAACGGAGACTTTTCAGTGAGTGGAAACAATGATAGACCTTTCTGCAGACGGATTGAATTTGAGGTTTCCAGGACATTGAATCATAACCACTCCAAGGTTTCTAACCGTGTCTGACAGCTGAATAATATCTCCGTCAAGCATT of the Onthophagus taurus isolate NC chromosome 10, IU_Otau_3.0, whole genome shotgun sequence genome contains:
- the LOC139431505 gene encoding piggyBac transposable element-derived protein 4-like, coding for MITGKKVLIINIYGAIGTLEDAVCLPVSALDPDFERTVLQWYNESESDVDDNFAESDSEDKVEELSEHNDDTSSEDDEFEERPLQRDGILKGKNGFAWSSREPAKTRTPSRNIVVKKVPGIKNARVIITEIDAWAILFTPTILIEIITHTNEEIERQGVKYQPGTKYIHPTDNVEINALLGLLYIAGAQQMFSSQGPQIYRCIMPEIRFKFLLNRLKFDDKEKRNREDKFSPIRQIWEDFIESCTKSYSPHCYVTIDEQLLGFRGKCPFRVYIGSKPDKYGIKVVCMCDSRTYYMISAIPYIGKNTNPTNESVPMYLVKELSKSIHGTNRNITMDNWFTSVPLAKEMLSSKGLTIVGTIRHNKREIPPSFLPSKNKPVLTSEFAFSDKLTLVSFTPKKKNKSVILISIMHADKNVNEVSKKPEIIEFYNSTKGGVDTFDQMAHNYTVSRKTRRWPLRYFYGMLDQAAINAFVLYNVSRNASKVTRNKFLQSLGLQLAKPWME